The following coding sequences lie in one Halomonas sp. 'Soap Lake #6' genomic window:
- a CDS encoding acyltransferase family protein produces MQKVEEIYWLRAYGCVAVFLFHWLDHINQRVDNVVTDLMRIPLVLGTPIFLFISVFVFAIRYNRQVPPGFLGQRVKYVMLPYLVYGFIYSTAEWVRLLNSDEPVGFISNATEYFIFAGWHGYFLIVAMQFYTAYWLFTRWQLWRFNPEPWLWGSCVVSMAYWGLAYWLEVAPPGYLLWIAPLGWMYLFFLALVLVRYYLLIPPSAPQSQPVQQPAWMSVLAWPGWLIGMVACIVMATFAGWLAFSSKEVWVIPFFVLFTLWAMRYLKGRRAPAWVRYINAYSFGIYLAHPMFFAITDFIVGPSTLPLVVYAALLIIVGSVGSILLNKAANTTTLGAMLFGKRLKV; encoded by the coding sequence ATGCAGAAGGTTGAAGAAATTTACTGGTTACGTGCTTATGGTTGTGTCGCGGTTTTCTTATTTCACTGGCTCGACCATATAAATCAGCGTGTTGATAATGTGGTTACCGATCTTATGCGGATCCCGCTGGTGCTTGGCACGCCTATCTTTTTATTTATTTCGGTATTTGTTTTTGCCATTCGTTATAACAGACAAGTACCGCCGGGGTTTCTAGGGCAGCGGGTTAAGTACGTCATGCTGCCGTATTTAGTATATGGGTTTATTTATTCCACGGCTGAGTGGGTGCGCTTACTGAACAGTGATGAGCCGGTGGGGTTTATTAGCAATGCAACGGAGTATTTTATTTTTGCAGGCTGGCACGGCTATTTCTTGATCGTTGCCATGCAGTTTTACACGGCCTATTGGCTGTTTACCCGCTGGCAGCTGTGGCGCTTTAATCCGGAACCCTGGCTGTGGGGAAGCTGTGTCGTGAGCATGGCCTACTGGGGGCTGGCTTATTGGTTAGAAGTGGCGCCGCCTGGCTATTTGCTGTGGATTGCGCCATTGGGTTGGATGTATCTCTTCTTTTTAGCGCTAGTATTGGTGCGCTATTACCTGCTCATACCACCATCAGCGCCTCAGTCGCAGCCAGTTCAACAGCCGGCTTGGATGAGTGTATTGGCTTGGCCAGGCTGGCTAATCGGGATGGTTGCTTGCATTGTGATGGCCACCTTTGCCGGATGGTTGGCCTTTTCATCTAAAGAGGTATGGGTCATTCCCTTTTTCGTGTTGTTTACACTGTGGGCAATGCGTTACCTAAAGGGGCGCCGAGCACCTGCCTGGGTACGCTATATCAATGCGTATTCGTTTGGTATCTATCTTGCGCACCCGATGTTTTTTGCAATCACGGATTTTATCGTAGGGCCTTCAACTCTTCCGCTCGTCGTGTATGCGGCTTTGCTAATTATAGTGGGCAGCGTCGGTTCCATTTTGCTGAATAAAGCGGCTAACACCACCACCCTGGGGGCGATGCTCTTCGGCAAGCGTCTTAAGGTCTGA
- the glnA gene encoding glutamate--ammonia ligase encodes MSAKTLALIEEHDVKWVDLRFTDTRGKEQHVTVPARDVDEEFFENGQMFDGSSIEGWKGINESDMILRPEDGTGFLDPFTEDATLILRCDIIEPATMQGYDRDPRSIAKRAEAYLQSTGLGDTAFFGPEPEFFIFDEVHWKSDIQGSMYKITSDEGAWATSNQVEGGNLGHRPRVKGGYFPVPPVDSFHDIRGAMCNTLEAIGQTVEVHHHEVANAGQNEIGVKFNTLVKKADEVQEMKYVIHNVAHAYGKTATFMPKPLVGDNGSGMHVHQSFWKDGQNQFAGDEYAGLSEMALYYIGGVIKHARALNAFTNASTNSYKRLVPGFEAPVMLAYSARNRSASIRIPYTASPKGKRVETRFPDPTANPYLAFSALLMAGIDGIKNKIHPGDAMDKNLYDLPPEEGKSVPTVANSLDQALEALDTDRAFLTEGGVFTDEMIDAYIDLKMEEVERIRMTTHPIEFDMYYSC; translated from the coding sequence ATGTCAGCCAAGACTCTCGCGCTAATCGAAGAACATGATGTTAAGTGGGTAGACCTGCGTTTCACCGACACGCGTGGTAAAGAGCAGCACGTTACTGTGCCTGCCCGGGACGTGGACGAAGAGTTCTTCGAGAACGGTCAGATGTTTGATGGCTCCTCTATTGAGGGCTGGAAAGGCATTAACGAATCCGACATGATTCTTCGCCCTGAAGATGGCACCGGCTTCCTCGACCCCTTCACCGAAGATGCTACCCTGATTCTGCGTTGCGATATCATCGAACCTGCCACTATGCAGGGCTATGACCGTGACCCGCGTTCCATTGCCAAGCGCGCAGAAGCTTACCTGCAGTCCACCGGCCTGGGCGACACCGCCTTCTTTGGCCCTGAGCCTGAGTTCTTTATCTTCGACGAAGTACATTGGAAATCTGACATTCAGGGCTCCATGTACAAAATCACATCTGACGAAGGCGCTTGGGCGACCAGTAATCAGGTAGAAGGTGGCAACTTGGGTCACCGCCCGCGCGTTAAAGGCGGTTACTTCCCGGTTCCTCCGGTTGATAGTTTCCACGATATTCGTGGCGCGATGTGTAACACCCTGGAAGCGATTGGCCAGACCGTTGAGGTTCACCACCACGAGGTTGCTAACGCGGGTCAGAACGAAATCGGCGTTAAATTCAACACGTTGGTGAAGAAAGCTGACGAAGTTCAGGAAATGAAATACGTGATCCATAACGTGGCTCACGCTTACGGCAAAACCGCGACTTTCATGCCGAAGCCGCTGGTAGGCGATAACGGTTCTGGTATGCACGTACACCAGTCGTTCTGGAAAGATGGCCAGAACCAGTTCGCGGGTGACGAATACGCAGGCCTGTCTGAAATGGCGCTTTACTACATTGGCGGTGTTATCAAACACGCCCGTGCCCTAAACGCCTTCACTAACGCGTCTACCAACTCGTATAAGCGTTTGGTGCCAGGCTTTGAAGCGCCGGTAATGCTGGCCTACAGCGCCCGTAACCGCTCTGCCTCTATCCGTATTCCGTACACCGCTAGCCCGAAAGGCAAGCGTGTTGAAACGCGTTTCCCTGATCCGACTGCCAACCCGTACCTGGCGTTCTCTGCCTTGTTGATGGCCGGTATCGACGGTATTAAAAACAAGATTCATCCTGGCGATGCCATGGATAAAAACTTGTATGATCTGCCGCCAGAAGAAGGTAAGTCAGTACCGACCGTTGCTAACAGCCTGGACCAAGCGCTGGAAGCACTCGATACAGACCGTGCGTTTTTGACTGAAGGTGGCGTGTTCACCGACGAAATGATCGATGCTTACATCGACCTCAAGATGGAAGAAGTGGAGCGCATTCGCATGACCACTCACCCGATTGAGTTTGATATGTACTACAGCTGCTAA
- the glnL gene encoding nitrogen regulation protein NR(II) — MYQRLLEHLTTAVLLLDGELRVCWMNPAAEALLAVSLSRVQGISLDTLLGNGESIDEVLAKARDAFHPYTQREARITPLNSEPLTVDYTVTPLSENELLLEVEPRDRLMQISREEALTTRQETIKTLARGLAHEVKNPLGGIRGAAQLLERDLDDPALREFTHIIVEEVDRLRDLVDSMLGPNHIVKHEPVNIHKVLERVRALLIAEHPEVTVSRDYDPSLPDLSGDESQMIQAVLNVARNAVQAMSDAATPEPLLTLRTRARRQFTLGAERHRLVSEVGVIDNGPGIPDALRETLFYPMVSGRAEGSGLGLSIAQSILHQHQGLIECDSRPGHTEFRLLIPLVINFTGEAS; from the coding sequence ATGTATCAACGTTTATTAGAGCATCTCACTACCGCAGTACTGTTGTTGGATGGTGAGCTACGTGTTTGCTGGATGAATCCTGCTGCTGAAGCATTGCTGGCGGTAAGTTTAAGCCGTGTACAGGGTATCAGCCTGGATACCTTACTGGGCAACGGTGAAAGCATTGATGAGGTGCTTGCCAAAGCCCGGGATGCGTTTCACCCCTATACCCAGCGCGAGGCGAGAATTACCCCGCTCAATAGCGAACCGCTCACGGTGGACTACACCGTCACGCCACTGTCTGAAAATGAGCTGTTGTTGGAAGTAGAACCCCGAGACCGCTTAATGCAGATTTCCCGGGAAGAGGCGCTAACCACGCGGCAAGAAACCATTAAAACATTGGCGCGTGGTCTGGCCCATGAAGTTAAAAATCCACTAGGTGGGATTCGCGGTGCTGCTCAACTATTGGAGCGAGACTTAGACGACCCAGCGCTACGTGAATTCACGCATATTATCGTTGAAGAAGTGGACCGCCTGCGAGACTTGGTGGATTCCATGCTCGGCCCTAATCATATTGTTAAACATGAGCCGGTCAATATTCATAAAGTACTCGAACGGGTGCGGGCGCTGTTAATTGCCGAGCACCCCGAGGTGACCGTAAGCCGCGATTATGACCCTAGCCTACCTGACCTTTCTGGCGATGAGTCGCAGATGATCCAGGCGGTGCTTAACGTCGCCCGTAACGCAGTTCAGGCGATGAGCGATGCGGCCACCCCAGAGCCTTTGTTAACGCTACGTACCCGTGCCCGACGCCAGTTTACGCTTGGGGCAGAACGCCACCGATTAGTCAGCGAAGTAGGGGTGATTGATAACGGCCCCGGCATCCCTGATGCATTACGTGAAACGCTTTTCTATCCAATGGTTTCTGGGCGTGCTGAAGGCAGCGGCCTAGGGCTATCCATTGCTCAGTCAATTTTGCACCAACATCAAGGATTGATCGAATGCGACTCAAGACCCGGACACACCGAATTTCGTTTACTGATTCCATTGGTTATTAATTTTACCGGAGAAGCGTCATGA
- the glnG gene encoding nitrogen regulation protein NR(I), whose translation MTETTRTDVARVVIVDDDRAIRWVLERALAQPDLQVECIERADTALTRLLENPPDVLVTDIRMPGIDGLDLMSRVRDAHPDLPVIVMTAHSDLDSAVASYQGGAFEYLPKPFDVDEALALVRRAVAHARERQRPISVPEGLNAEIIGEAPAMQEVFRAIGRLSHSHITVLINGESGTGKERVAQALHQHSPRAVKPFIALNMAAIPRDLIESELFGHEKGAFTGAAQQRQGRFEQANGGTLFLDEIGDMPAETQTRLLRVLADGEFYRVGGHTPVKVDVRIIAATHQNLESLVDEGRFREDLFHRLNVIRVHLPRLAERREDIPRLTRHFLAEAAKELATDIKVLTAEAEAHLTRLPWPGNVRQLENICRWLTVMASGREILVEDLPPELRSVGTSESSAYGDWRTAFRDWADHALAEGHTHLLEEAVPDFERILIETALKHTGGRKGEAAELLGWGRNTLTRKLKTLLPALADE comes from the coding sequence ATGACTGAGACGACACGTACCGATGTTGCACGGGTGGTCATCGTCGACGATGATCGCGCCATCCGTTGGGTGCTGGAGCGCGCACTGGCGCAGCCAGACCTACAAGTGGAGTGTATTGAGCGGGCGGACACGGCGCTTACACGCCTGTTAGAGAACCCGCCGGATGTGCTGGTTACCGATATTCGTATGCCCGGTATCGACGGGTTAGACCTAATGTCACGGGTGCGAGACGCTCACCCAGACCTGCCCGTTATCGTGATGACCGCTCACTCTGACTTGGATAGCGCGGTTGCCTCCTACCAAGGGGGGGCATTTGAATATCTGCCGAAGCCGTTTGATGTGGATGAAGCGCTCGCATTGGTAAGGCGTGCCGTTGCCCATGCCCGTGAGCGCCAACGCCCGATTAGCGTTCCTGAAGGCCTGAATGCCGAAATTATCGGTGAAGCACCTGCCATGCAGGAGGTTTTTCGCGCCATCGGCCGCCTCTCCCACTCGCATATCACCGTCCTGATTAATGGCGAGTCAGGGACTGGTAAAGAGCGTGTTGCCCAGGCACTACACCAGCATAGTCCTAGGGCGGTTAAGCCGTTTATTGCGCTGAATATGGCTGCGATCCCCCGTGACTTAATTGAGTCTGAGTTATTTGGTCATGAAAAAGGGGCCTTTACCGGCGCTGCGCAACAGCGTCAAGGACGCTTTGAGCAGGCCAACGGCGGCACTCTGTTTCTGGACGAAATCGGCGATATGCCCGCTGAAACGCAAACGCGGTTGCTACGGGTACTGGCTGATGGAGAGTTTTACCGCGTGGGCGGGCATACACCGGTAAAAGTTGATGTGCGCATCATTGCGGCCACTCACCAAAACCTGGAGTCGCTGGTTGATGAGGGGCGCTTTCGGGAAGATCTGTTTCACCGTTTAAATGTCATCCGGGTTCACCTGCCGCGCCTTGCTGAGCGACGGGAGGATATTCCCCGTTTAACGCGTCACTTCCTTGCCGAAGCGGCAAAGGAGCTTGCGACGGATATCAAGGTGTTAACCGCTGAAGCGGAGGCTCATCTAACTCGCTTACCGTGGCCGGGTAACGTGCGTCAGTTAGAGAATATCTGCCGCTGGCTAACCGTGATGGCCTCGGGCCGTGAAATCCTGGTCGAAGATTTACCGCCTGAGCTGCGTTCGGTAGGCACGTCGGAAAGCAGCGCCTATGGCGATTGGCGTACAGCGTTTCGCGATTGGGCAGACCATGCCCTGGCAGAAGGGCATACTCACTTGCTGGAAGAAGCCGTACCGGATTTTGAGCGAATTCTAATAGAAACCGCGCTTAAACATACTGGCGGACGAAAGGGGGAAGCGGCGGAATTATTAGGCTGGGGGCGCAATACGCTGACCCGTAAGCTTAAAACCCTGCTGCCCGCGCTGGCGGATGAGTAA
- a CDS encoding Bug family tripartite tricarboxylate transporter substrate binding protein, which produces MKKTLLSTAILSAALAIGVSTAQANDFPSKPLTLVVGFGAGGSTDIQARVLANVLEEELGQPVNVVNQPGAGGGVALTRLASNRDEGYTFAFGTSMTITYGPLATETAYQLDDFRYVAGVTLGQSAIVTGEGRPFGDSWESLVEYARENPGTTYATQTALDRMIIEYIAQKEELDLRIVPTAGGAGMAPLILSGDVDFAYSGGTHSGYAESGEMPVLLSLAEERLVAFPDAPSMKEAGYDINPAEIRVVMVPKNTPDAHVERLAEALEAATQDERFIEITEERILMPVVYLPEEEVTQTLIAQSESYKALLEELGGVPGADE; this is translated from the coding sequence ATGAAAAAAACACTTCTTAGCACAGCAATTCTTTCTGCGGCTCTGGCTATCGGCGTCAGCACCGCTCAGGCGAATGACTTTCCTAGTAAACCACTTACGCTAGTGGTTGGTTTTGGCGCTGGTGGCAGCACCGATATTCAAGCTCGCGTGCTGGCCAACGTATTAGAAGAAGAGCTGGGGCAGCCGGTTAACGTTGTTAACCAACCTGGTGCTGGTGGTGGAGTCGCGTTAACTCGTTTAGCCAGCAACCGCGATGAGGGTTACACCTTCGCCTTTGGCACCTCAATGACCATCACTTACGGCCCGCTGGCAACCGAAACCGCCTACCAGCTTGATGATTTCCGCTACGTAGCAGGCGTGACCCTGGGCCAGTCTGCCATCGTAACCGGTGAAGGCCGCCCCTTTGGCGACAGCTGGGAGTCACTGGTTGAGTACGCACGCGAAAACCCTGGCACTACCTACGCCACGCAAACCGCACTTGATCGCATGATCATTGAATACATTGCCCAGAAGGAAGAGCTCGACCTTCGCATCGTCCCCACTGCTGGGGGTGCGGGTATGGCCCCGCTGATTCTTTCTGGCGATGTTGATTTTGCCTACAGCGGTGGCACTCACTCAGGCTATGCAGAGTCTGGTGAAATGCCGGTACTGCTAAGCCTTGCGGAAGAGCGCTTAGTGGCATTCCCTGATGCACCCAGCATGAAAGAAGCTGGCTATGACATTAACCCGGCAGAAATTCGTGTGGTGATGGTGCCTAAAAACACCCCCGATGCCCACGTTGAGCGCCTAGCAGAAGCGCTGGAAGCCGCCACCCAGGATGAGCGCTTTATTGAGATTACCGAAGAGCGCATCTTAATGCCGGTGGTCTACCTCCCTGAAGAGGAAGTCACCCAGACATTAATTGCACAGTCAGAAAGCTACAAAGCCCTGCTTGAAGAGCTAGGCGGCGTACCCGGCGCAGACGAATAA
- a CDS encoding tripartite tricarboxylate transporter permease encodes MPELSAITSAFGDALTLHSISVILGGVLLGYLVGVIPGLNRSVAIAIAIPLTFYMSAYAAIAFLIGLSKGTAAGSAVSAILLNTPGEPSSAATCLDGYPMAKNGQPRKALKVGLLASVIGDLLSTLLLIAVVIPFASVALKFGPYELAAILIFALVFIAGMAGGSFLKGMAAGGMGVILGTVGLDPETGAMRFTFGFAELMEGVPILPLVIGTLALSEMFVQLDEYRRTKGGSSVRLGHNPDDDLSYSEFKKTLPTIFKSTGVGAFVGALPGLGPSVGSFMAYGLAKRGAKDPDSFGKGNPNGIAAAEAADNAVIPASYIPLFGLGIPGSVSAALLVGAFMIHGIQVGPLMLRDHPQMLFTIFAGMVIASLIMLAVGWYGLRIFAKVTNVPQNIVIPVVIFLCLAGIQVQGYGTFGLLTVFGFAIFGYFLKKHDYSFVTFLVAFIVTPMLEMNLRQSVILSGGEISILLQRPIALFFVVATGLMVLHLAWSGYRTYRRRRLVSV; translated from the coding sequence ATGCCAGAACTTAGTGCCATCACAAGTGCATTTGGCGATGCTTTAACACTGCACTCAATCAGCGTCATTTTAGGCGGCGTGCTGTTAGGCTATTTGGTGGGCGTTATCCCTGGCCTAAACCGCTCTGTTGCTATCGCGATTGCCATCCCTCTAACATTTTATATGTCCGCCTACGCGGCCATCGCTTTTCTCATTGGCCTTTCAAAAGGCACTGCTGCAGGTAGCGCCGTTTCGGCTATTCTGCTCAACACCCCTGGTGAGCCCTCCTCAGCCGCTACCTGCTTAGACGGCTACCCCATGGCTAAAAATGGCCAGCCACGCAAAGCGCTCAAGGTTGGCCTGCTGGCATCCGTCATTGGCGATTTGCTCTCTACCTTGCTGCTGATCGCTGTGGTTATCCCTTTTGCCTCTGTTGCGCTTAAGTTTGGCCCTTATGAGCTGGCGGCTATCCTGATTTTTGCCTTGGTATTTATTGCCGGCATGGCCGGTGGCTCGTTCTTAAAAGGCATGGCCGCTGGCGGTATGGGGGTAATTCTAGGCACAGTCGGCCTCGACCCAGAAACGGGGGCAATGCGCTTTACCTTCGGCTTCGCCGAATTAATGGAAGGCGTACCGATTCTTCCCTTGGTAATTGGTACCTTGGCGCTCTCCGAAATGTTTGTGCAGCTAGATGAGTACCGGCGTACCAAGGGCGGCAGCTCCGTTCGCCTTGGCCACAACCCTGATGACGATCTCTCTTATAGCGAATTCAAAAAGACACTGCCCACTATCTTTAAAAGCACCGGCGTAGGCGCCTTTGTAGGTGCATTGCCAGGCCTCGGCCCTTCGGTTGGTTCGTTTATGGCCTATGGGCTTGCCAAGCGGGGAGCAAAAGATCCCGATAGCTTTGGTAAAGGCAACCCGAACGGAATTGCAGCAGCGGAAGCAGCGGATAACGCTGTTATCCCTGCAAGCTATATTCCGCTATTCGGTTTAGGTATCCCCGGCAGTGTTTCTGCTGCGCTGCTGGTAGGCGCCTTTATGATTCACGGCATTCAGGTCGGGCCACTGATGCTACGCGATCACCCACAAATGCTGTTTACCATCTTTGCAGGCATGGTGATTGCCAGCCTTATCATGCTGGCCGTGGGCTGGTACGGGTTACGTATCTTTGCCAAAGTGACTAACGTGCCGCAAAACATTGTGATTCCGGTCGTTATATTCCTGTGCTTGGCGGGCATACAAGTTCAGGGGTACGGCACCTTTGGTCTACTAACCGTATTTGGTTTTGCCATCTTTGGTTATTTCCTTAAAAAACACGACTACTCCTTCGTAACCTTCTTAGTAGCCTTCATTGTGACACCCATGCTGGAAATGAATTTGCGCCAGTCGGTGATCCTTTCCGGCGGAGAAATTAGCATTTTGCTGCAACGGCCTATCGCGCTGTTCTTCGTCGTCGCAACAGGCCTGATGGTGCTACACCTTGCCTGGAGTGGCTATCGTACTTACCGCCGGCGTCGCTTGGTTTCTGTGTAG
- a CDS encoding ChaN family lipoprotein, which produces MPQGRNTRRFNTQFFNAQGFNTQSSRLVATALIAFLGLIPFSAAANCPSPGEWWQAHQVVSHSALLTQAAQQQVVLLGEQHDAIEHHRWQLSTLAGLHVLREGMVIGLEMLPRSTQPVLDNWVAGTLSEEELLEQTQWQETWGFDSELYLPILHFARLHQIPLVALNITPDLRRRLVEEGFANIPFDQRHGIPAPLTASDTYKERLQQAFEQHAMDINDPEQLTRFIDAQLSWDVAMAHGLAKATEDGALAVGLMGLGHVVYNEGVAHQLSGMGVEHSLSLLPWEHQNCETPPPALADAVFILHAQPKESD; this is translated from the coding sequence ATGCCACAGGGTCGCAATACACGACGTTTCAATACACAGTTCTTCAATGCACAGGGCTTCAATACACAGAGTTCCCGCTTAGTCGCCACAGCACTGATCGCTTTTTTGGGTTTAATACCGTTTAGTGCAGCGGCAAATTGCCCCTCACCCGGTGAATGGTGGCAAGCACACCAAGTTGTTTCCCATAGCGCACTTCTCACCCAGGCGGCCCAGCAACAGGTGGTATTGTTAGGCGAACAGCATGATGCCATTGAGCACCACCGCTGGCAGCTGAGTACCCTGGCAGGGCTTCACGTACTGCGCGAAGGCATGGTCATTGGGTTGGAAATGCTGCCTCGTAGTACACAGCCCGTGTTGGATAACTGGGTGGCAGGCACGCTAAGCGAAGAAGAGCTGCTAGAGCAAACTCAATGGCAAGAAACATGGGGCTTTGATTCTGAACTTTACCTGCCCATTCTGCATTTCGCGCGGTTACACCAGATCCCACTCGTAGCCTTAAACATCACACCAGATTTGCGTCGGCGCTTGGTAGAAGAGGGATTTGCGAACATTCCCTTCGATCAACGCCACGGCATACCTGCTCCACTCACTGCCAGCGACACCTACAAAGAGAGGCTTCAACAGGCATTTGAGCAGCATGCCATGGATATTAACGACCCTGAACAACTAACCCGCTTCATTGACGCTCAATTAAGTTGGGATGTCGCCATGGCCCATGGGCTTGCCAAGGCAACAGAAGATGGCGCATTAGCCGTTGGCTTAATGGGGCTGGGTCACGTCGTTTATAACGAGGGCGTTGCGCACCAGCTCAGCGGAATGGGCGTGGAACACAGCTTAAGCCTATTACCTTGGGAACACCAAAACTGCGAGACACCACCCCCAGCGTTAGCGGACGCTGTCTTCATCCTGCATGCACAACCAAAAGAGTCCGACTGA
- a CDS encoding DUF6435 family protein, which yields MFGLFKRDPKKKLQQAYERKLQAAMEASRNGDMRANATLTEEAEAILSEINNLTTAK from the coding sequence ATGTTCGGACTATTTAAGCGCGACCCAAAGAAGAAGCTTCAGCAGGCGTATGAGCGTAAATTACAGGCGGCAATGGAGGCATCTCGCAACGGTGATATGCGGGCCAATGCCACTTTAACGGAAGAAGCCGAAGCAATACTGTCTGAAATAAATAATTTAACCACTGCCAAGTAA